From the Primulina tabacum isolate GXHZ01 chromosome 15, ASM2559414v2, whole genome shotgun sequence genome, one window contains:
- the LOC142527449 gene encoding protein SHORT HYPOCOTYL IN WHITE LIGHT 1 gives MVMGDYGGDFDEDDEDDDEDEEEDRSLDLLVRFVENVFKKVSRKARKSVKSVLLIPISTKLVGFAVNGIIILTFLWVLKAFLEVICTLGSVVFTSILLIRGIWTGISYFQESRSYRAEDDEPEAWTGTQPAI, from the exons ATGGTGATGGGTGACTATGGAGGTGATTTTGACGAAGATGAcgaggatgatgatgaagatgaagaggaagaCAGGAGCTTGGATCTTCTGGTCAGGTTTGTGGAGAATGTGTTCAAAAAGGTGTCGAGGAAAGCACGCAAGTCAGTTAAATCTGTTCTTCTTATTCCTATCTCCACCAAACTG GTGGGATTTGCTGTCAATGGGATCATAATTCTAACCTTTTTGTGGGTTCTGAAGGCATTCTTGGAG GTAATATGCACCCTTGGCAGTGTCGTTTTTACAAGTATTCTGTTGATTCGTGGAATATGGACTGGGATTTCCTACTTCCAAGAAAGCCGTAGTTATAGAGCAGAGGATGATGAACCTGAAGCTTGGACTGGCACCCAACCTGCCATTTGA
- the LOC142526516 gene encoding pre-mRNA-processing protein 40A-like: MANNPQFTGMQPLRPRIVGGHVGPPPSPLPPMSMQFRSAVPPPPPPQPPQPYIPVTPQQFQPVGHSNMGMPPHPMPIQYPQGAPLPPPLPPAQRTGLVLPQGPPLPLTDFQPNRPVMPAPVQPPISNNFMPSFSGPVISPAAYTVSSSSSGLQQMNVGSISQNQSMPQTNVPNFSISGHSWYPMGNQNLQSTIQPQQEVELSAGGQPWFATGNQNLKPLTPFQQTGEQNTGAQQLIPSTNQNVQSGIPFRQTEELSDTEKLTKPAVIEKALSEWKEYTSRDGKKYYYNKRTGISLWEKPLELMTLTERADASTDWREFTTPEGRKYYFNKVTKQSKWAIPDEVKLARERVTMISCEGKPLMKHVTSLASAGVHTSEIPASFPNANNSSSQGGKTIVSSPVSVEPAVNPEPAATSGLSGKLEEAAYTQQDVTGSHDPVETASSIVAADTSVPIELDSSITSPIRTAKGISPREAAPPSVDETSNGGLEETNEIFVISGSGSIIASEEKKVEHGPVVYESKEEAKNAFKVLLETANVGSDWNWDQAMRVIINDRRYGALRTLGERKQAFNEFVGQKKKQEVEERRARQKKAREDFKKMLDESEDLTSSTRWGKAVSMLEHDERFQAVERAKDREDLFEDHLEDLKKKERAKALEERKRHKTEYLEFLKSCDFIKASSQWRKIQHRLETDQRCSRLEKIERLEIFQEYIRDLELVEEEQRKLRMEDMRKAERKNRDEFRKLMEEHVVNGILTANTHWRDYCTKVKDMPAYLAVSSNTSGSKAKDLFEDVIDDLEKQYLEDKEKIEGAIKNEKISLSTSCTLEDFKAALQKAITSAKISEINLKLVYNELLEITKEKEEKEAKKRKRLAEDFYDFLFTLKEITASSKWEDCKPLVGDRFLGDESFFQEIFDNFIIELKEKAKEKERRRREEKAKKEKRREDKERRNKDRRVESKKGRERRKKGETDSDDSNSHSFEENRRSRDRSKKHRKRRMDYFDDTNFDGDDKDRSRSHRHITDTKKSKLIEKQSCSADVDTENESKKHKRDNRDGRNEDVDVEEHNEEPCEDGEVR, from the exons ATGGCCAACAATCCTCAGTTCACTGGCATGCAG CCTCTCCGGCCTCGCATAGTTGGTGGTCACGTGGGCCCTCCTCCTAGCCCTCTTCCTCCCATGTCGATGCAA TTTCGATCAGCAGTTCCACCCCCGCCGCCGCCACAGCCACCTCAACCATACATTCCTGTGACTCCTCAGCAATTTCAGCCTGTTGGACATTCAAACATGGGGATGCCTCCTCATCCCATGCCAATTCAGTATCCCCAAGGAGCGCCACTGCCTCCCCCACTGCCCCCTGCTCAAAGAACTGGTCTTGTTTTGCCGCAAGGACCACCTCTGCCTCTGACAGATTTCCAGCCTAATAGACCTGTGATGCCTGCTCCTGTTCAGCCTCCAATCTCGAATAATTTCATGCCTAGTTTTTCTGGTCCTGTTATTTCTCCAGCGGCATACACT GTATCCTCGTCATCTAGTGGCCTGCAGCAAATGAATGTAGGCTCAATATCTCAGAATCAGTCGATGCCCCAGACTAATGTTCCCAATTTTTCTATCAGTGGACACTCATGGTATCCTATGGGGAATCAGAACTTGCAATCGACTATCCAACCACAGCAAGAGGTGGAACTTAGTGCTGGAGGACAACCATGGTTTGCAACTGGGAACCAGAATTTAAAACCTCTTACCCCTTTTCAGCAGACCGGGGAGCAAAATACTGGTGCACAACAATTGATTCCAAGTACAAATCAGAATGTACAATCAGGAATACCTTTTCGGCAGACTGAGGAACTCTCTGACACG GAGAAACTTACCAAGCCTGCCGTCATTGAAAAGGCTTTATCAGAATGGAAAGAATACACCTCTCGTGATGGAaaaaa ATATTATTATAACAAACGGACAGGGATATCTCTGTGGGAGAAGCCTTTAGAATTGATGACCCTCACTGAG AGGGCAGATGCATCAACTGACTGGAGAGAGTTCACTACTCCCGAAGGAAGAAA GTATTACTTCAATAAAGTTACCAAACAATCGAAATGGGCCATTCCAGACGAAGTCAAG TTGGCTCGTGAAAGGGTGACAATGATTTCATGTGAAGGAAAACCATTAATGAAACATGTTACTTCCCTTGCCTCAGCTGGTGTTCATACTTCTGAGATCCCGGCTTCTTTTCCCAATGCAAATAATTCATCTTCTCAAGGTGGTAAAACAATTGTGTCAAGCCCAGTTTCAGTGGAACCTGCTGTTAATCCAGAACCTGCAGCCACTTCTGGATTATCAGGCAAACTAGAGGAGGCTGCTTATACACAACAAGATGTAACAGGGTCACATGATCCTGTAGAAACTGCTTCTTCTATTGTTGCGGCAGATACATCAGTCCCGATTGAGCTTGACAGCTCTATAACTTCACCAAT AAGAACTGCTAAAGGCATATCACCTCGGGAAGCTGCACCACCATCTGTTGATGAAACTTCAAATGGAGGTCTGGAG GAAACCAATGAAATATTTGTGATTTCTGGAAGCGGGAGCATCATTGCATCTGAAGAGAAAAAAGTAGAGCATGGACCTGTAGTCTATGAGAGTAAAGAG GAGGCGAAGAATGCTTTCAAAGTTCTCTTGGAAACAGCAAATGTCGGCTCTGATTGGAATTGGGACCAG GCCATGAGAGTGATAATAAATGACCGGAGATATGGTGCACTAAGAACTCTCGGTGAAAGAAAGCAAGCTTTTAACGAG TTTGTGGGACAGAAGAAAAAACAGGAAGTTGAAGAGAGGCGTGCCAGACAGAAGAAAGCGCGGGaagatttcaagaaaatgttagAT GAATCTGAAGATTTGACTTCATCAACAAGATGGGG CAAAGCAGTATCTATGCTTGAACATGATGAACGTTTTCAAGCTGTTGAACGAGCTAAAGATCGTGAGGACCTCTTTGAAGACCATTTAGAGGATCTCAAGAAAAAG GAACGAGCAAAGGCTTTGGAGGAGCGCAAACGTCACAAGACAGAGTATTTGGAGTTTCTAAAATCTTGTGATTTTATCAAG gCGAGTAGCCAATGGCGGAAAATTCAACATCGTTTGGAAACTGATCAGAGATGCTCACGCCTAGAAAAAATTGAGCGCTTGGAAATCTTCCAA GAATATATACGAGATCTAGAGTTGGTAGAAGAGGAACAAAGAAAATTGAGAATG GAGGACATGAGGAAAGCAGAACGTAAAAACCGTGATGAATTTCGAAAGCTGATGGAAGAACATGTTGTTAATGGCATACTTACTGCCAATACTCATTGGCGTGACTATTGTACAAAG GTTAAAGACATGCCCGCGTATCTTGCAGTATCTTCAAACACCTCAGGGTCTAAAGCAAAAGATCTGTTTGAGGATGTCATAGACGACCTTGAAAAACAG TATTTGGAGGACAAGGAGAAAATTGAAGGTGCGATAAAGAATGAAAAG ATATCCTTGTCTACATCTTGTACTCTTGAAGACTTCAAGGCTGCACTTCAGAAAGCAATTACATCAGCAAAAATATCTGAGATCAATTTAAAG CTTGTGTATAATGAGTTGTTGGAAATAACTAAAgagaaagaagaaaaagaagctaAGAAGCGTAAACGTCTAGCTGAAGATTTCTATGACTTCCTATTCACTTTAAAG GAAATAACAGCATCCTCGAAGTGGGAGGATTGCAAACCACTTGTTGGAGATCG GTTTCTTGGAGATGAAAGCTTTTTCCAGGAAATCtttgacaacttcattattgaACTAAAAGAAAAGGCAAAAGAGAAGGAGCGAAGGAGAAGAGAAGAAAAG GCAAAGAAGGAAAAAAGAAGAGAGGATAAGGAGAGAAGGAATAAAGATCGGAGAGTTGAAAGCAAAAAGGGTAGAGAGAGACGTAAGAAAGGTGAAACCGACAGTGACGACTCTAATTCTCACAGTTTTGAAGAGAATAGAAGGTCGAGAGACAGAAGCAAGAAACATCGGAAGCGGCGCATGGACTATTTTGATGATACCAATTTTGATGGTGACGATAAAGATAGGTCTAGGTCTCATAGACACATCACCGATACCAAAAAATCGAAACTG ATTGAGAAGCAATCTTGCTCCGCGGATGTGGATACTGAAAACGAGAGTAAGAAACACAAAAGGGATAATCGGGATGGCAGGAACGAGGACGTTGATGTCGAGGAGCATAATGAAGAGCCGTGCGAGGATGGAGAGGTTCGATAG
- the LOC142527229 gene encoding amino acid permease 6-like, protein MTTEASFRTEVGADFSKFDDDGRIKRTGTTLTCTAHIITAVIGSGVLSLAWTIAQLGWIAGPISLLAFSVITWFTSTLMADCYRSFDGKRNPTYRAAVKSYLGGFKILLCVIAQYGAIVGVSIGYSITTSISMVAVKRSNCFHKEGHKSGCHVSNNVYIMTNGLIQIFLSQIPNFHKLSLISIVAAVMSFAYSSIGLSLSMAKIAEGGHPKTSLIGIPIGDNMTSMGKMWNTFSALGNIAFAYAFPQVLVEIQDTIKSGGHENVVMKKATLIGISISTIFYMLCGILGYAAFGNNAPGNFLTGFGFYEPFWLIDIANLCIVIHLIGAYQVYSQPLFGFVETWARTKWGNSKFITKEFPICDTFSLNLFRLVWRTTYVITTTVVAMLFPFFNDFVGLVGAITFWPLTVYLPIEMYISRAKIRRGSSAWVCMQFLSLICLIISLLAAAGSINGLFKSLATYKPFHSVS, encoded by the exons ATGACGACGGAGGCAAGTTTCAGGACTGAAGTGGGAGCTGATTTTTCCAAGTTCGATGACGATGGTCGCATCAAAAGAACag GAACAACGCTGACTTGCACCGCTCACATAATAACCGCTGTAATTGGATCGGGTGTATTATCTCTGGCCTGGACCATTGCTCAATTGGGCTGGATCGCTGGGCCCATTTCTCTGTTGGCCTTTTCTGTAATTACCTGGTTTACATCAACTTTAATGGCGGATTGCTATCGATCATTTGATGGCAAGAGAAATCCTACCTATCGAGCTGCTGTCAAGTCTTATTTAG GAGGATTCAAGATCTTGCTCTGTGTGATAGCTCAATATGGCGCTATAGTGGGCGTATCCATCGGATACTCCATCACCACCTCTATCAGCATGGT GGCGGTGAAGAGGTCGAATTGCTTCCACAAAGAAGGGCATAAATCCGGTTGTCATGTATCAAACAATGTCTACATTATGACAAATGGACTCATACAAATATTTCTGAGCCAAATACCGAATTTTCACAAGCTCTCGCTGATTTCGATCGTGGCTGCTGTCATGTCTTTCGCCTATTCCTCCATCGGCCTCTCTCTTTCCATGGCGAAAATCGCAG AGGGAGGGCATCCTAAGACTAGTCTAATTGGAATACCAATTGGAGATAACATGACAAGCATGGGGAAGATGTGGAACACCTTTTCTGCTCTTGGAAACATTGCATTTGCTTATGCTTTCCCTCAAGTTCTCGTCGAGATTCAG GATACCATAAAATCCGGAGGCCATGAAAACGTTGTCATGAAAAAGGCCACTCTAATTGGAATCTCAATCTCCACCATTTTCTACATGTTGTGTGGGATTTTGGGATATGCTGCATTTGGCAACAATGCACCTGGAAATTTTCTGACTGGATTTGGCTTCTATGAACCTTTTTGGCTCATTGACATAGCTAACTTATGCATTGTCATTCACCTCATTGGAGCTTATCAG GTATATAGCCAACCACTCTTTGGTTTTGTGGAGACCTGGGCCAGAACCAAGTGGGGAAATAGTAAATTCATCACAAAAGAATTCCCAATATGTGACACCTTCAGCTTAAACTTATTCAGGCTGGTTTGGAGAACAACATACGTGATAACTACCACAGTTGTGGCCATGCTGTTTCCATTCTTCAATGACTTTGTGGGGCttgttggagccattacatttTGGCCTTTGACTGTTTATTTACCAATAGAGATGTACATCTCGAGAGCGAAGATAAGGCGAGGCTCTTCCGCTTGGGTTTGTATGCAGTTTCTCAGTCTTATTTGCCTGATTATATCGCTGCTCGCTGCAGCTGGATCCATCAATGGACTGTTCAAGTCCCTCGCGACCTACAAGCCGTTCCATTCGGTGTCGTGA